From the genome of Malus domestica chromosome 04, GDT2T_hap1, one region includes:
- the LOC103400384 gene encoding putative nucleobase-ascorbate transporter 10 (The RefSeq protein has 3 substitutions compared to this genomic sequence) — translation MAQGCCGGGNNNNGGSNGGGGNGSGNGGSGGCNGGNGGGNNNNKTEELQPHPLKEQLPGVQYCVNSPPPWPEAIMLGFQHYLLTLGITVLIPSMLVPKMGGGNIEKARVIQTMLFVSGFNTLFQSLFGTRLPTVVTASYTYVIPTTSILLASRYKDYSDPHEKFFDTMRGIQGALIITASFQMIIGFLGLWRNAIRCLSPLSVVPYITFTGLGVYRLGFPTLARCVELGIPELIIMVFIAQYLPHILNTKKKICDRFAVLFSIPIVWLFAQLLTSSGAYNNKPTTTQLSCRTDRSGLVGAAPWIYIPYPFQWGSPTFNVGEALAMIAASFVSTFESTGTFFTTARYGSATPVPPSVVSRGVGWLGIGVLFDGMFGSLTGSAASVENAGLLALTKVGSRRVIQISAGFMIFFSVFGKFGALFASIPTPIIAAIYCVLYGYVSAAGLGFLQFCNLNSFRTKFILGFSFFLGISIPQYFREYYHKGAESSSGWFDDLVTVIFMSHTTVAAIVAMVLDCSLAREDNASRKDSGLYWWEKFSLYGSDIRNDEFYALPCRLNKFFPAL, via the exons ATGGCTCAAGGCTGTTGTGGCGGTGGTAACAATAACAACGGAGGTAgtaatggtggtggtggaaaTGGTAGTGGGAATGGTGGGAGTGGTGGTTGCAATGGTGGAAATGGTGgtggcaacaacaacaacaaaaccgaGGAGTTACAACCACACCCACTGAAAGAGCAATTACCAGGCGTCCAGTATTGTGTTAACAGCCCGCCACCATGGC CtgaagcaatcatgctgggttTCCAGCACTACCTATTGACTCTTGGGATTACTGTCCTAATTCCAAGTATGCTTGTCCCCAAAATGGGTGGAGGAAAT ATTGAGAAGGCTAGGGTGATACAAACCATGCTCTTTGTTTCGGGGTTCAACACGCTCTTCCAGTCTCTATTTGGAACCCGACTTCCTACTGTGGTAACGGCTTCATATACATATGTAATCCCCACAACATCCATACTCCTAGCCAGTAGATACAAGGATTATTCAGATCCTCATGAG AAGTTTTTGGACACTATGAGAGGTATACAAGGTGCCTTAATCATTACCGCCAGTTTCCAGATGATCATCGGCTTCCTAGGCTTGTGGAGAAATGCAATAAG GTGCCTTAGCCCTCTTTCTGTTGTCCCATACATAACTTTTACTGGACTAGGAGTTTATCGTCTCGGTTTCCCTACG TTGGCCAGATGTGTTGAACTCGGGGTTCCAGAGTTGATCGTCATGGTTTTCATTGCACAG TATCTTCCTCATATTTTAAATACCAAGAAGAAAATATGCGACAGATTTGCAGTGTTGTTCTCCATCCCAATTGTATGGTTGTTTGCACAACTTCTAACCTCAAGTGGTGCATATAATAACAAACCTACAACAACTCAACTGAGTTGCCGCACTGATCGTTCTGGCCTTGTTGGTGCAGCTCCCTG GATATACATTCCATATCCATTTCAATGGGGAAGCCCTACTTTTAATGTAGGAGAAGCTCTTGCAATGATTGCTGCTTCTTTCGTTTCAACCTTTGAG TCGACTGGTACATTTTTCACTACAGCAAGATACGGGAGTGCCACACCTGTACCACCTTCTGTTGTTAGCCGTGGAGTTGGCTGGTTG GGTATAGGAGTTCTATTTGACGGGATGTTTGGTTCCCTAACTGGTTCTGCAGCATCAGT TGAGAATGCTGGCCTATTAGCATTGACAAAAGTTGGAAGCCGTAGAGTCATCCAAATTTCAGCTGGCTTCATGATTTTCTTCTCAGTATTTG GAAAATTTGGAGCCCTATTTGCTTCTATTCCAACACCAATCATAGCAGCTATTTACTGCGTCTTATATGGCTATGTCT CTGCTGCAGGGCTTGGCTTTCTTCAGTTTTGTAACCTGAACAGTTTTAGAACAAAATTTATACTGGggttctctttcttcttggggATTTCTATCCCACAATACTTCAGAGAATATTATCACAAAGGCGCCGAAAGCAGTTCTGGATGG TTCGACGATTTAGTTACTGTGATCTTCATGTCTCACACGACGGTAGCtgcaattgtagcaatggtcttgGATTGTTCACTGGCCCGGGAAGACAATGCATCTCGAAAAGACAGTGGTTTGTACTGGTGGGAGAAGTTTAGCTTGTATGGTTCAGATATTAGGAATGACGAGTTCTATGCATTACCATGCAGATTGAACAAGTTTTTCCCGGCCCTTTGA
- the LOC114824345 gene encoding uncharacterized protein, protein MEKTFTLLHTIVTATVFSAVSGWYGFMFGRESARKELGSLIEDLRRQNPNSDPPHSPPPPHA, encoded by the coding sequence atggagaaaacctTCACACTCCTTCATACAATTGTCACTGCAACTGTCTTCTCTGCTGTTTCCGGATGGTACGGATTCATGTTCGGAAGAGAATCTGCTCGCAAAGAACTCGGAAGTTTGATCGAAGACCTTCGCCGCCAGAATCCCAACTCCGATCCGCCACATTCACCTCCGCCTCCACATGCTTGA
- the LOC103424908 gene encoding beta-amylase 3, chloroplastic, which yields MTLTLRSSASFINLKDHKGLKTSDDSPGTICFAQIKPSCRLRAKSSIQETQLLHEKNLMTISDGRRELLHALPNTAHSSTDNKVPVYVMLPLDTVSHGGHLNKPRAMNASLMALKQAGVEGVMVDAWWGLVEKDGPSKYNWEGYAELVQMVQKHGMKIQIVMSFHQCGGNVGDSCSIPLPPWVLEEISKNPDLVYTDKSGRRNPEYISLGCDSLPVLRGRTPIQVYTDYMRSFRDRFIDYLGDVIVEIQVGMGPCGELRYPAYPESNGTWRFPGIGEFQCYDKYMRASLEASAEALGKRDWGRSGPHDSGHYNQFPEDTGFFKRDGTWNTEYGQFFLEWYSGKLLRHGDRILSAAKGVFQGSGAKLSGKIAGIHWHYRSRSHAAELTAGYYNTRHRDGYLPTAKMFSKNMVVLNFTCMEMKDREQPEHANCSPEGLVRQVKMATKRAGIDLAGENALERYDTGAFAQVLATSRSDSGNALSAFTYLRMNKRLFDGDNWRNMVEFVRSMAEGGRNRRLSECDSTGSDLFVRFIKEKKVEKTKETLLV from the exons ATGACGTTAACTCTCCGTTCTTCAGCTTCGTTCATCAATCTTAAAGACCACAAGGGCCTGAAAACCTCCGATGACTCCCCCGGCACGATATGCTTTGCACAAATCAAGCCATCATGCCGTCTCCGGGCAAAGAGTTCAATCCAAGAAACACAGCTCTTGCATGAGAAGAACTTAATGACTATCTCCGATGGAAGGAGAGAGTTGCTCCACGCACTCCCAAATACTGCTCACAGCAGCACTGACAACAAGGTGCCTGTGTATGTGATGCTCCCGCTCGACACGGTGAGTCATGGAGGGCATTTGAATAAGCCGAGAGCAATGAATGCGAGTTTGATGGCCCTGAAGCAAGCAGGTGTTGAAGGAGTTATGGTGGATGCGTGGTGGGGATTGGTGGAGAAGGACGGACCTTCCAAGTACAATTGGGAAGGGTATGCTGAGCTTGTGCAGATGGTGCAAAAGCATGGCATGAAGATCCAAATCGTCATGTCTTTTCATCAGTGTGGAGGAAATGTTGGAGACTCATGCAG CATTCCTCTACCTCCATGGGTGCTTGAAGAAATCAGCAAGAATCCTGACCTTGTTTACACAGACAAATCAGGCAGGAGGAATCCTGAGTACATATCCTTGGGATGCGATTCATTGCCTGTTCTCAGAGGAAGAACTCCCATTCAGGTCTACACCGATTACATGAGGAGCTTCCGCGACAGATTCATTGACTACTTGGGCGATGTTATTGTG GAAATTCAAGTAGGCATGGGTCCTTGTGGGGAGCTCAGATATCCAGCTTATCCAGAAAGCAACGGAACTTGGAGGTTTCCTGGAATTGGAGAATTCCAATGCTATGACAAG TACATGAGAGCTTCCCTGGAAGCATCAGCAGAGGCACTGGGGAAGAGAGATTGGGGAAGAAGTGGACCACATGATTCCGGCCACTACAATCAATTTCCTGAAGACACAGGATTTTTCAAAAGAGATGGAACTTGGAACACTGAGTATGGACAGTTCTTCCTTGAATGGTACTCCGGAAAGCTACTAAGACACGGAGATAGAATACTGTCAGCTGCAAAAGGGGTATTCCAAGGATCTGGAGCTAAATTATCTGGAAAGATTGCTGGGATTCACTGGCACTACAGATCAAGATCACATGCGGCTGAATTAACTGCGGGCTACTACAACACTAGACACAGAGATGGTTACCTACCAACTGCCAAAATGTTCAGCAAAAACATGGTTGTATTAAACTTCACCTGCATGGAAATGAAAGATAGAGAACAGCCAGAACATGCAAATTGCTCACCAGAAGGTCTAGTGAGGCAGGTAAAGATGGCAACCAAGAGAGCTGGAATTGACCTAGCAGGAGAGAATGCACTGGAGAGGTATGACACTGGTGCGTTTGCACAAGTTTTAGCAACAAGCAGATCAGATTCCGGTAATGCCTTAAGTGCATTTACATATCTCCGAATGAACAAGAGATTGTTCGATGGGGATAACTGGAGGAACATGGTTGAATTTGTGAGGAGCATGGCAGAAGGTGGCCGGAACAGACGTCTATCAGAGTGTGACTCCACCGGAAGTGACCTCTTTGttcgttttatcaaagaaaagaaagttgagaaaacaaaagaaactctTCTCGTGTAG